From Kiloniellales bacterium, one genomic window encodes:
- a CDS encoding aspartate aminotransferase family protein: MSLDLNELLRARGAEKYGLFERYLNGQLVRVLKTIGFDVDYVRGEGAYLYDREGRKYLDHLSGFGVFAMGRNHPSVAAALRQVLDGQLAGMVQLDVSPLAGLLGERLNGFMPWLDKYYFCNSGAEAVEAALKFARCATGRRRIVYCSHGYHGLTYGALSVTADALYREGFEPLLPDCVEVPFNDLVSLERELARGEVAAFIVEPIQGKGVNLPRGDYLAEAARLCRKHGALFIADEIQCGLGRSGRFLACEHWGVEPDIVTLAKALSGGFVPLGAVACRRAVFDRVFDRMDRAVVHGSTFSKNDMAMTAGLAALTVLEEEGLIARAEARGEALMAALRDRLATMEFVKEVRGKGLMIGLELGAPRSLKLKAAYAMIERARKGLFCQLLLIPLLKDHRILAQVAGSELPVIKLLPALVIEEADIEWTVGAFEAVLRQAHSLGGVWDLGRTLAGHALKARAGDPEAKVG, translated from the coding sequence GTGTCGCTGGACCTGAACGAGCTGCTCCGGGCGCGCGGGGCCGAGAAGTACGGCCTGTTCGAGCGCTATCTCAACGGCCAGCTGGTCCGCGTGCTCAAGACCATCGGCTTCGACGTCGACTACGTCCGCGGCGAGGGGGCCTACCTCTACGACCGCGAGGGCCGGAAGTACCTCGACCACCTCAGCGGCTTCGGCGTCTTCGCGATGGGCCGCAACCATCCGAGCGTCGCCGCCGCGCTGAGGCAGGTCCTGGACGGCCAGCTGGCCGGCATGGTGCAGCTCGACGTCTCGCCCCTGGCCGGGCTGCTCGGCGAGCGGCTGAACGGCTTCATGCCCTGGCTGGACAAGTACTACTTCTGCAACTCCGGCGCCGAGGCGGTGGAGGCGGCGCTCAAGTTCGCCCGCTGCGCGACCGGCCGGCGGCGCATCGTCTACTGCAGCCACGGCTATCACGGCCTCACCTACGGCGCGCTCTCGGTGACCGCGGACGCCCTCTACCGCGAGGGATTCGAGCCGCTGCTGCCGGACTGCGTCGAGGTGCCCTTCAACGACCTAGTGTCCCTGGAGCGGGAGCTGGCCAGGGGCGAGGTCGCCGCCTTCATCGTCGAGCCGATCCAGGGCAAGGGCGTCAACCTGCCCCGGGGCGACTACCTGGCCGAGGCGGCGCGGCTCTGCCGCAAGCACGGCGCGCTCTTCATCGCCGACGAGATCCAGTGCGGCCTGGGGCGCAGCGGCCGCTTCCTGGCCTGCGAGCACTGGGGGGTCGAGCCCGACATCGTGACCCTGGCCAAGGCGCTGTCGGGCGGCTTCGTGCCCCTGGGCGCGGTCGCCTGCCGGCGCGCTGTCTTCGACCGGGTCTTCGACCGCATGGACCGGGCGGTGGTCCACGGCTCGACCTTCTCCAAGAACGACATGGCCATGACGGCGGGTCTGGCGGCCCTGACCGTGCTCGAGGAGGAGGGCCTGATCGCGCGGGCCGAAGCCCGGGGCGAGGCGCTCATGGCCGCGCTGCGCGACCGCCTGGCGACCATGGAATTCGTCAAGGAGGTGCGCGGCAAGGGCCTGATGATCGGCCTGGAGCTCGGCGCGCCGCGCTCGCTCAAGCTCAAGGCCGCCTATGCCATGATCGAGCGGGCCCGCAAGGGCCTGTTCTGCCAGCTGCTGCTGATCCCGCTCTTGAAGGACCATCGGATCCTGGCCCAGGTCGCCGGCAGCGAGCTGCCGGTGATCAAGCTGCTGCCGGCGCTGGTGATCGAGGAGGCCGACATCGAATGGACCGTCGGCGCCTTCGAGGCCGTGCTCCGCCAGGCCCACAGCCTGGGCGGGGTCTGGGACCTGGGCCGAACCCTCGCCGGCCACGCCCTCAAGGCCCGCGCCGGCGACCCCGAGGCCAAGGTGGGCTAG
- a CDS encoding DUF4864 domain-containing protein — MATKILSLITALFLALGGTALAQEASSLDAAERGAIRKVIESQLAAFQRDDAAGAFAFASPKIQEMFGDPATFMTMVRSGYQPVYRPRRFEFQDVRDVQGQPAQEVFFVGPDGGEVLGIYIMDQQPDGRWRIDGVYLVKPEDTGA, encoded by the coding sequence ATGGCGACCAAGATCCTAAGCCTGATTACCGCCCTGTTCCTCGCCCTCGGCGGTACCGCGCTCGCCCAGGAGGCATCGAGCCTCGACGCTGCGGAGCGTGGCGCGATCCGCAAGGTGATCGAAAGCCAGCTCGCCGCCTTCCAGAGGGACGATGCGGCCGGCGCCTTCGCCTTCGCCTCGCCCAAGATTCAGGAGATGTTCGGCGATCCCGCGACCTTCATGACGATGGTGCGCAGCGGCTACCAGCCGGTCTACCGGCCGCGCCGCTTCGAGTTCCAGGACGTCCGGGATGTGCAGGGCCAGCCGGCCCAGGAGGTCTTCTTCGTCGGCCCCGACGGGGGCGAGGTCCTCGGGATCTACATCATGGACCAACAGCCCGACGGCCGCTGGCGGATCGACGGGGTCTACCTGGTCAAGCCCGAGGACACCGGCGCGTGA
- a CDS encoding potassium channel family protein yields the protein MLVAMAVTALLVLMTIAIHYEALRLTSELAPKLSFLSPRPRLLFVVAAIFAAHTLEVSLWAVGYHLGLHWLGLGSFGGEPISTLPDMVYFSVVSYTTLGIGDVYPLEGLRLLAGVESLAGLLMITWSASFTYLTMETYWPLHRERRPTKAG from the coding sequence ATGCTCGTCGCCATGGCCGTCACGGCCCTGCTGGTGCTGATGACCATCGCCATCCACTACGAGGCCTTGCGGCTGACCTCCGAGCTGGCGCCGAAGCTCTCCTTCCTGTCGCCCCGGCCGCGCCTGCTCTTCGTGGTCGCGGCGATCTTCGCCGCCCACACCCTGGAGGTCTCGCTCTGGGCCGTCGGCTACCATCTCGGCCTGCACTGGCTGGGCCTGGGCAGCTTCGGCGGCGAGCCGATCTCGACCCTGCCCGACATGGTCTACTTCTCGGTGGTCAGCTACACCACGCTCGGCATCGGCGACGTCTACCCGCTGGAGGGCCTGCGCCTTCTGGCCGGCGTCGAATCCCTGGCCGGCCTCCTGATGATCACCTGGTCGGCCTCCTTCACCTATCTGACCATGGAGACCTACTGGCCGCTGCACCGGGAGCGCCGCCCGACCAAGGCCGGATGA
- the gpt gene encoding xanthine phosphoribosyltransferase, protein MTGVYHRSFPVSWQELHRDSKALAWRLIERGPWAGVVAVTRGGLVPAAIVARELELRLIDTICIATYDDRTRGEPKILKEVPGDGEGWLIIDDLVDTGKTAKVVRDMLPKAHFATVYAKPAGRPLVDTFITEVSQDTWILFPWDTEPQSVPPIARGGLGR, encoded by the coding sequence ATGACCGGCGTCTATCACCGCTCCTTTCCCGTCTCCTGGCAGGAACTGCACCGTGATTCCAAGGCCCTGGCCTGGCGCCTGATCGAGCGCGGCCCCTGGGCCGGTGTCGTCGCGGTGACCCGCGGCGGCCTGGTGCCGGCGGCCATCGTCGCCCGCGAGCTGGAGCTCCGCCTGATCGACACCATCTGCATCGCCACCTACGACGATCGGACCCGCGGCGAGCCGAAGATCCTCAAGGAGGTGCCGGGCGACGGCGAGGGCTGGCTGATCATCGACGACCTGGTCGACACCGGGAAGACCGCCAAGGTGGTCCGCGACATGCTGCCCAAGGCGCACTTTGCCACGGTCTACGCCAAGCCGGCCGGCCGGCCCCTGGTCGACACCTTCATCACCGAGGTCAGCCAGGACACCTGGATCCTCTTTCCCTGGGACACCGAGCCCCAGTCGGTCCCGCCGATCGCCCGCGGCGGCCTGGGAAGGTAG
- a CDS encoding class I SAM-dependent rRNA methyltransferase translates to MVKARPEIRLKPEAHKRLLQGHPWVFSNEIVMDPEAKALKPGAVVRLVSAGGEALGTAIFNRRPLIAARLLSRDPEAAIDEAFFRRRLEAALALRARFFEQPFYRLIHAESDGLPGTILDRFGDCVVLQVNTAGMDSLLPELLAAVDKVLAPATVVLRNDSPAREMEGLPSEFRIEKGTLDGPVEVIENGVRFLADLREGQKTGWFFDQRRNRARVAALAKDARVLDLYCFSGGFSVQAAVAGAAEVTGVDRSEAALELARQAAALNGVEARCRFEKREVLVHLGKLAERGETFDIVVCDPPAFIKSKKDYWQGLKGYRKLTRLAARLVAPGGLLFVASCSHHADLPAFTREVGRGLAAAGREGRILVTAGAAPDHPVHPALPETAYLKAQLLALD, encoded by the coding sequence ATGGTCAAAGCCCGCCCCGAGATCCGGCTCAAGCCCGAGGCGCACAAGCGCCTGCTGCAGGGCCATCCCTGGGTCTTCTCCAACGAGATCGTCATGGACCCGGAGGCCAAGGCGCTCAAGCCCGGCGCCGTGGTCCGCCTGGTCTCGGCCGGCGGCGAGGCCCTGGGCACGGCGATCTTCAACCGCCGGCCCCTGATCGCCGCGCGCCTGCTGTCGCGCGACCCGGAGGCGGCGATCGACGAGGCCTTCTTCCGCCGGCGCCTGGAAGCCGCCCTGGCCCTGCGCGCGCGCTTCTTCGAGCAGCCCTTCTACCGCCTGATCCACGCCGAGAGCGACGGTCTTCCGGGCACCATCCTCGACCGCTTCGGCGACTGCGTGGTGCTCCAGGTCAACACCGCGGGCATGGACAGCCTGCTGCCCGAGCTGCTGGCCGCCGTCGACAAGGTCCTGGCGCCCGCCACGGTGGTGCTGCGCAACGACAGCCCGGCGCGCGAGATGGAGGGCCTGCCCAGCGAGTTCCGCATCGAGAAGGGCACCCTCGACGGCCCGGTCGAGGTGATCGAGAACGGCGTGCGCTTCCTCGCCGACCTGCGCGAGGGTCAGAAGACCGGCTGGTTCTTCGACCAGCGCCGCAACCGGGCCCGGGTCGCGGCCCTGGCGAAGGACGCCCGGGTGCTCGACCTCTACTGCTTCTCCGGCGGCTTCTCGGTCCAGGCCGCGGTGGCCGGCGCCGCCGAGGTGACCGGCGTCGACCGCTCCGAGGCCGCCCTCGAGCTGGCCCGCCAGGCCGCCGCGCTGAACGGCGTCGAGGCGCGCTGCCGCTTCGAGAAGCGCGAGGTCCTGGTCCACCTCGGCAAGCTGGCCGAGCGGGGCGAGACCTTCGACATCGTGGTCTGCGACCCGCCCGCCTTCATCAAGTCCAAGAAGGACTACTGGCAGGGCCTCAAGGGCTACCGCAAGCTGACCCGCCTGGCGGCCCGCCTGGTCGCCCCCGGCGGCCTGCTCTTCGTCGCCTCCTGCTCGCACCACGCCGACCTGCCGGCCTTCACCCGGGAGGTCGGCCGCGGCCTGGCCGCCGCCGGCCGCGAGGGCCGGATCCTGGTCACCGCCGGCGCCGCCCCCGACCACCCGGTCCACCCGGCCCTCCCCGAGACCGCCTACCTCAAGGCCCAGCTCCTGGCCCTGGACTGA
- a CDS encoding response regulator — MRVLYVEDDHAMARTVELMLKQAGHVCETTDSGNQAIDLARSKDYDVILLDIMLPDIDGYEVIQQVRESGVSTPFLIQSGLVDRDRLPDGVSFGANHFLVKPFSKGELVKKIDETIKDAKATAVPESPAFKPPADAPEEPELDDTPAERRVHRRFRTLKSARIVCDDPVDCVIVNLSYSGAAIKVLQDKELPRQFILTLNSGPVRRCRLCWRHGDKIGVKFI; from the coding sequence ATGCGCGTCCTCTACGTCGAAGACGATCACGCCATGGCCCGCACCGTCGAGCTGATGCTCAAGCAGGCGGGCCATGTCTGCGAGACCACCGATTCGGGCAACCAGGCGATCGACCTGGCCCGGTCCAAGGACTACGACGTCATCCTCTTGGACATCATGCTGCCGGACATCGACGGCTATGAGGTGATCCAGCAGGTCCGGGAGTCCGGGGTCTCCACGCCCTTCCTGATCCAGTCCGGGCTGGTCGACCGCGACCGCCTGCCAGACGGCGTGTCCTTCGGCGCCAACCACTTCCTGGTCAAGCCCTTCAGCAAGGGCGAGCTGGTCAAGAAGATCGACGAGACGATCAAGGACGCCAAGGCGACCGCGGTGCCGGAGTCGCCGGCCTTCAAGCCCCCGGCGGACGCGCCCGAGGAGCCGGAGCTCGACGACACCCCCGCCGAACGCCGGGTGCACCGCCGCTTCCGCACCCTCAAGTCGGCCCGCATCGTCTGCGACGACCCGGTCGACTGCGTGATCGTGAACCTCTCCTACAGCGGCGCCGCGATCAAGGTCCTGCAGGACAAGGAGCTGCCCCGGCAGTTCATCCTGACCCTGAACTCCGGCCCGGTCCGCCGCTGCCGCCTCTGCTGGCGCCACGGCGACAAGATCGGCGTCAAGTTCATCTAG
- a CDS encoding HAMP domain-containing sensor histidine kinase, which translates to MTVPKLSLPPWAKSLSAQLLILTITFVMLAEVLIYAPSIGRFRLSYLEERLAAGHLAILALEATPDNMVSESLEQELLTHVGATTVGLKKPEGEKLMLMTESPGPVDSSYDLNEAGFFSLIGDAFMAMAAGDGRVLRVMGASPKNPRVQVEVVLEEAPLRAAMFGYSQRILALSLVISLFTAALVYLSLHRLMVRPMRGITQIMIAFRDDPEDVHNVIRPSERSDEVGLAERELARMQEGLRGALQQKTRLAALGTAVTKINHDLRNILATASLVSDRLAGSDDPEVRRVTPTLVAAIDRAVKLCAQTLNFTGEGPIRLELSHFDLKDLLDDVGGALPAAEGGAAAWDCRLEPGIEMEADRDQLFRVFANLGQNALQAGATTVQVTAAPENGRLVIEVADNGPGLSPRARENLFQPFKGSTSPGGSGLGLAIARELLRAHGGELRLKESTAEGTCFQLVLPLSQGRTLRREKKVA; encoded by the coding sequence ATGACGGTGCCGAAACTCAGCCTGCCGCCCTGGGCCAAGAGCCTCTCGGCGCAACTGCTGATCCTGACCATCACCTTCGTGATGCTGGCCGAGGTGCTGATCTACGCGCCATCGATCGGCCGCTTCCGGCTGAGCTACCTGGAGGAGCGCCTGGCCGCCGGCCACCTGGCGATCCTGGCCCTGGAGGCGACGCCGGACAACATGGTCTCGGAGTCCCTGGAGCAGGAGCTGCTGACCCACGTCGGCGCCACCACCGTCGGCCTGAAGAAGCCCGAGGGCGAGAAGCTGATGCTGATGACCGAGTCCCCGGGCCCGGTCGACAGCAGCTACGACCTGAACGAGGCCGGCTTCTTCAGCCTGATCGGCGACGCCTTTATGGCCATGGCCGCCGGCGACGGCCGGGTCCTGCGGGTCATGGGCGCCTCGCCCAAGAACCCCCGGGTCCAGGTCGAGGTGGTGCTGGAGGAGGCGCCGCTGCGCGCCGCCATGTTCGGCTATTCGCAGCGGATCCTGGCGCTGTCGCTGGTCATCTCGCTGTTCACCGCGGCCCTGGTCTACCTCAGCCTGCACCGCCTGATGGTGCGGCCCATGCGCGGCATCACCCAGATCATGATCGCCTTCCGCGACGACCCGGAAGACGTCCACAACGTGATCAGGCCCTCGGAGCGCAGCGACGAGGTCGGCCTGGCCGAGCGCGAGCTGGCCCGGATGCAGGAGGGCCTGCGCGGCGCCCTGCAGCAGAAGACCCGCCTGGCCGCCCTGGGCACGGCGGTGACCAAGATCAACCACGACCTGCGCAACATCCTGGCGACCGCCAGCCTGGTCTCGGACCGCCTGGCGGGCAGCGACGACCCGGAGGTGCGGCGGGTCACCCCGACTCTGGTCGCGGCCATCGACCGGGCGGTCAAGCTCTGCGCCCAGACCCTGAACTTCACCGGCGAGGGGCCGATCCGCCTCGAGCTCTCGCACTTCGACCTCAAGGACCTGCTGGACGACGTCGGCGGCGCCCTGCCGGCCGCCGAGGGCGGGGCCGCGGCCTGGGACTGCCGCCTGGAGCCGGGCATCGAGATGGAGGCCGACCGGGACCAGCTCTTCCGGGTCTTCGCCAACCTGGGCCAGAACGCGCTCCAGGCCGGCGCCACCACGGTGCAGGTCACCGCGGCGCCGGAGAACGGCCGCCTGGTCATCGAGGTCGCCGACAACGGCCCGGGGCTCTCGCCGCGGGCCCGCGAGAACCTCTTCCAGCCCTTCAAGGGCTCGACCAGCCCGGGCGGCTCCGGCCTCGGCCTGGCCATCGCCCGCGAGCTGCTGCGCGCCCACGGCGGCGAGCTCAGGCTCAAGGAGAGCACCGCCGAGGGCACCTGCTTCCAGCTCGTCCTTCCGCTCAGCCAGGGCCGGACCCTGCGCCGGGAGAAGAAGGTGGCGTGA
- the petA gene encoding ubiquinol-cytochrome c reductase iron-sulfur subunit: MAEKPMAASLAADPERRSFLYRSAAVLGAAGLAAAAWPLIDSLNPAADERVPDYVDLKGFAEGERRIVLVRGIGPVFVSHRTTAEIAAAKAGDRASLKDPEPDGDRVRRDAWLVLVGLCTFRSCSLAGQGDDALYWQGWSGITGPSKLDRGRYGGWYCLCCGSVYDTSGRIRSGPAPRNLAVPNHRFTTDGMLEIAWR, from the coding sequence ATGGCCGAGAAGCCCATGGCCGCGTCACTGGCTGCCGACCCGGAGCGACGCAGCTTCCTTTACCGCAGCGCCGCTGTGCTGGGCGCCGCCGGCCTCGCCGCAGCGGCCTGGCCTCTGATCGACAGCCTCAACCCGGCAGCCGACGAGCGTGTTCCCGATTACGTCGACCTCAAGGGTTTCGCCGAAGGCGAGCGGCGGATTGTGCTGGTTCGCGGTATCGGGCCAGTCTTCGTCAGCCATCGCACGACGGCGGAGATCGCCGCAGCGAAGGCAGGCGACAGGGCGAGCCTCAAGGACCCCGAACCTGACGGCGACCGGGTCAGGCGGGATGCCTGGCTGGTCCTCGTGGGGCTTTGTACCTTCCGAAGCTGTTCGCTCGCCGGCCAAGGTGACGACGCTCTCTACTGGCAGGGCTGGAGTGGGATCACCGGGCCGAGCAAGCTCGACCGCGGTCGCTATGGCGGTTGGTACTGCCTCTGCTGCGGTTCGGTCTACGACACCTCGGGCCGCATCCGCAGCGGTCCGGCGCCCAGGAACCTCGCCGTGCCCAACCACCGCTTCACGACGGACGGCATGCTCGAGATCGCCTGGAGGTGA